In one Silene latifolia isolate original U9 population chromosome 10, ASM4854445v1, whole genome shotgun sequence genomic region, the following are encoded:
- the LOC141609515 gene encoding B2 protein-like has product MAPTWNAMSMSKPPAEMSGFIFICKGGEDMKKMIREGKFRMKANEIQKVKRIKKGMTIFLYDYSEMRFHGIWKSKTPGYKNEAKKYAATPAEIQVERQNEYNSLPIGYFKTILHYSHKCNNTRFYTELDGDQVQKMAEVFNKGIRV; this is encoded by the exons tggCGCCAACTTGGAACGCAATGTCGATGTCGAAACCTCCTGCGGAAATGTCGGGATTCATTTTTATTTGCAAAGGTGGTGAGGATATGAAGAAGATGATCAGAGAGGGGAAGTTTAGGATGAAGGCAAACGAAATTCAGAAGGTTAAGAGAATTAAGAAAGGGATGACCATCTTTTTGTATGATTACTCGGAAATGAGATTTCATGGAATTTGGAAATCCAAGACTCCTGGCTACAAGAATGAAGCAAAAAAGTATGCTGCAACTCCTGCTGAG ATTCAAGTTGAGAGACAGAATGAATATAATTCCCTCCCTATTGGATACTTCAAGACCATCCTCCACTACTCTCACAAATGCAACAACACAAGGTTTTACACAGAACTTGATGGAGATCAGGTGCAAAAGATGGCCGAGGTGTTCAACAAAGGCATCCGTGTCTGA